In one window of Pseudorasbora parva isolate DD20220531a chromosome 7, ASM2467924v1, whole genome shotgun sequence DNA:
- the efhb gene encoding EF-hand domain-containing family member B isoform X1: MSLIERNASTRRRRDTFPTIRAAGKLIPVGDRTKTCLQEITPRTATPPVVRKFVSSARPPVGTVRVFHGKANDPDIASTLVHGVNTKSSVNAGSVINPALKTRFQERLCQLQEITQKTPLGRSHVQGPGLPSWLDPEKTAFGVTTLECTNGGDVINPPKTAHQVEEEADEGHQHYIRSHGSYFVGERVDRKYNWSHYGRESRFGVPTPHYNDGRNISRSLHWPSDSLMHNSARLVSKRCDDFREKTQPQTGKVHDPIAETLNVPSDHTFGVLMKPDSFGVGELLHQTPPGENLKGKDRQRTLVSAVRQHLKRSNYQTFSSLLEAFRFYDKKGQGKINKEDLKDVCHQFNMIVSDPVLDELMDYCDADKDGLIDFMEFSNFLNWKDKMPINRVEQKLLTGERMAWSAPANMHRTDLQKTSDIKPLIRPEDLEPVEVGSTRKTPKTLSRHRTVQDRFITSSSLINAVVGGPSPADYHVFGVPTVRSDLPAPRIKRVSDRTNYGDEATAHDLLHPPLHSLYGVHEQEFFSPRSKNQIAQIFQKVGLNVAEETFEEAWKLASMRHPGGDVCVESFRNVLSELQAN, from the exons ATGAGTCTCATCGAGAGGAATGCATCCACCCGGAGACGCAGAGACACGTTTCCAACCATCCGCGCG GCAGGGAAGCTTATTCCAGTAGGAGACAGAACTAAGACTTGTCTGCAGGAAATTACACCACGG actGCAACTCCACCTGTGGTAAGAAAGTTTGTCAGTTCCGCTCGGCCGCCTGTTGGGACGGTTCGGGTCTTCCATGGAAAAGCAAATGACCCTGACATTGCTAGCACGCTAGTCCATGGAGTGAACACTAAATCATCCGTTAAC GCTGGATCAGTAATTAACCCTGCACTAAAAACACGCTTCCAAGAGAGGCTGTGTCAGCTTCAGGAAATTACCCAGAAAACACCTCTTGGAAGGTCACATGTTCAAGGCCCTGGTTTACCAAGCTGGCTTGACCCTGAGAAAACGGCTTTCGGTGTCACAACGCTCGAGT GTACTAATGGTGGTGATGTCATCAATCCACCCAAAACCGCACACCAGGTGGAGGAGGAAGCAGATGAGGGACATCAGCACTACATCCGCTCACACGGATCATACTTTGTAG GTGAGCGTGTGGACAGGAAGTACAATTGGAGTCACTATGGGAGAGAAAGTAGGTTTGGTGTCCCTACGCCTCATTACAATGATGGGAGAAACATCTCTAGATCTCTCCACTGGCCCAGTGACTCGCTCAT GCACAACAGCGCAAGATTAGTTTCGAAGCGCTGCGACGACTTCAGAGAGAAGACTCAGCCACAAACAGGCAAAGTTCATGATCC AATTGCAGAGACATTAAACGTTCCCAGTGATCACACATTCGGAGTCTTGATGAAACCTGACAGCTTTG GTGTAGGTGAGCTTCTGCATCAGACTCCACCTGGTGAGAACCTGAAAGGTAAAGACAGACAGCGAACGCTTGTCAGCGCTGTTCGCCAGCACCTCAAGAGGTCCAACTACCAGACCTTCAGCTCGTTACTAGAAGCGTTCAGATTCTACGACAAG AAGGGTCAAGGGAAAATCAATAAGGAGGATCTGAAGGATGTTTGCCACCAGTTTAACATGATCGTCAGTGACCCGGTGCTGGATGAGCTCATGGATTACTGTGATGCTGATAAAGATGGACTGATCGATTTCATGGAGTTTTCCAATTTTCTTAACTGGAAAGACAAAATGCCAATCAACAGGGTGGAGCAGAAACTTCTCACAGGAG AGCGCATGGCCTGGTCAGCCCCCGCCAACATGCACCGAACCGACCTCCAGAAAACCAGCGATATTAAGCCTTTAATTAGACCTGAAGATCTGGAACCAGTCGAGGTGGGAAGCACCAGAAAGACTCCAAAAACCCTGTCCAGACACAGAACTGTGCAGGACCGCTTCATCACCTCGTCCTCGCTCATCAACGCTGTCGTAGGCGGTCCTTCCCCTGCCG ATTATCATGTATTCGGAGTACCAACAGTGCGGAGCGATCTTCCTGCTCCTCGTATCAAACGCGTCAGCGACCGGACAAACTACGGAGACGAAGCGACCGCACACGATCTGCTGCACCCCCCTTTACATTCCCTCTACGGAGTCCATGAGCAAGAGTTTTTCAGTCCTCGCTCTAAAAACCAG ATTGCACAGATATTCCAAAAAGTGGGTCTCAACGTTGCTGAGGAGACATTTGAGGAAGCCTGGAAGTTGGCGTCCATGAGACATCCTGGTGGTGACGTATGTGTGGAGAGCTTTCGAAATGTTCTCAGCGAACTACAGGCAAATTAA
- the efhb gene encoding EF-hand domain-containing family member B isoform X2, translated as MSLIERNASTRRRRDTFPTIRAAGKLIPVGDRTKTCLQEITPRTATPPVVRKFVSSARPPVGTVRVFHGKANDPDIASTLVHGVNTKSSVNAGSVINPALKTRFQERLCQLQEITQKTPLGRSHVQGPGLPSWLDPEKTAFGVTTLECERVDRKYNWSHYGRESRFGVPTPHYNDGRNISRSLHWPSDSLMHNSARLVSKRCDDFREKTQPQTGKVHDPIAETLNVPSDHTFGVLMKPDSFGVGELLHQTPPGENLKGKDRQRTLVSAVRQHLKRSNYQTFSSLLEAFRFYDKKGQGKINKEDLKDVCHQFNMIVSDPVLDELMDYCDADKDGLIDFMEFSNFLNWKDKMPINRVEQKLLTGERMAWSAPANMHRTDLQKTSDIKPLIRPEDLEPVEVGSTRKTPKTLSRHRTVQDRFITSSSLINAVVGGPSPADYHVFGVPTVRSDLPAPRIKRVSDRTNYGDEATAHDLLHPPLHSLYGVHEQEFFSPRSKNQIAQIFQKVGLNVAEETFEEAWKLASMRHPGGDVCVESFRNVLSELQAN; from the exons ATGAGTCTCATCGAGAGGAATGCATCCACCCGGAGACGCAGAGACACGTTTCCAACCATCCGCGCG GCAGGGAAGCTTATTCCAGTAGGAGACAGAACTAAGACTTGTCTGCAGGAAATTACACCACGG actGCAACTCCACCTGTGGTAAGAAAGTTTGTCAGTTCCGCTCGGCCGCCTGTTGGGACGGTTCGGGTCTTCCATGGAAAAGCAAATGACCCTGACATTGCTAGCACGCTAGTCCATGGAGTGAACACTAAATCATCCGTTAAC GCTGGATCAGTAATTAACCCTGCACTAAAAACACGCTTCCAAGAGAGGCTGTGTCAGCTTCAGGAAATTACCCAGAAAACACCTCTTGGAAGGTCACATGTTCAAGGCCCTGGTTTACCAAGCTGGCTTGACCCTGAGAAAACGGCTTTCGGTGTCACAACGCTCGAGT GTGAGCGTGTGGACAGGAAGTACAATTGGAGTCACTATGGGAGAGAAAGTAGGTTTGGTGTCCCTACGCCTCATTACAATGATGGGAGAAACATCTCTAGATCTCTCCACTGGCCCAGTGACTCGCTCAT GCACAACAGCGCAAGATTAGTTTCGAAGCGCTGCGACGACTTCAGAGAGAAGACTCAGCCACAAACAGGCAAAGTTCATGATCC AATTGCAGAGACATTAAACGTTCCCAGTGATCACACATTCGGAGTCTTGATGAAACCTGACAGCTTTG GTGTAGGTGAGCTTCTGCATCAGACTCCACCTGGTGAGAACCTGAAAGGTAAAGACAGACAGCGAACGCTTGTCAGCGCTGTTCGCCAGCACCTCAAGAGGTCCAACTACCAGACCTTCAGCTCGTTACTAGAAGCGTTCAGATTCTACGACAAG AAGGGTCAAGGGAAAATCAATAAGGAGGATCTGAAGGATGTTTGCCACCAGTTTAACATGATCGTCAGTGACCCGGTGCTGGATGAGCTCATGGATTACTGTGATGCTGATAAAGATGGACTGATCGATTTCATGGAGTTTTCCAATTTTCTTAACTGGAAAGACAAAATGCCAATCAACAGGGTGGAGCAGAAACTTCTCACAGGAG AGCGCATGGCCTGGTCAGCCCCCGCCAACATGCACCGAACCGACCTCCAGAAAACCAGCGATATTAAGCCTTTAATTAGACCTGAAGATCTGGAACCAGTCGAGGTGGGAAGCACCAGAAAGACTCCAAAAACCCTGTCCAGACACAGAACTGTGCAGGACCGCTTCATCACCTCGTCCTCGCTCATCAACGCTGTCGTAGGCGGTCCTTCCCCTGCCG ATTATCATGTATTCGGAGTACCAACAGTGCGGAGCGATCTTCCTGCTCCTCGTATCAAACGCGTCAGCGACCGGACAAACTACGGAGACGAAGCGACCGCACACGATCTGCTGCACCCCCCTTTACATTCCCTCTACGGAGTCCATGAGCAAGAGTTTTTCAGTCCTCGCTCTAAAAACCAG ATTGCACAGATATTCCAAAAAGTGGGTCTCAACGTTGCTGAGGAGACATTTGAGGAAGCCTGGAAGTTGGCGTCCATGAGACATCCTGGTGGTGACGTATGTGTGGAGAGCTTTCGAAATGTTCTCAGCGAACTACAGGCAAATTAA